The following coding sequences lie in one Vanessa atalanta chromosome 1, ilVanAtal1.2, whole genome shotgun sequence genomic window:
- the LOC125064923 gene encoding odorant receptor 43a-like, which yields MPLVKQTDCFIRNMKYWKFLGIYPLEIKWKFYNWYSKIFVFAFIILYDGLSTLNFYFLERNLDHFIEEMIFYFTELAVMSKVLTFMIMREKIEEILKTLDSETFQSINETETVFIKNAMKFNVKYWKIVALVSYFSNFVHVSSPFIAHLFLPVPLVLPVSSYSFLSENFTETFIYPVYFYQSIGIHMNMLYNVNIDTFFLGLMILVIAQLEILEQKLMTVTNKHDSNYSISLNTHLNKSIIHFDEVAKFCDLIENVFSITLFVQFSMASCIICVCLFRFTLPSPFQYYMFLATYMFVMMIQIMVPCWFGTRIITKSRLLSEAIYICDWTPRCRRFKSSIRVFVERANRPLSITGWKMFPLSLSTFTSIMNSAYSFFTLLRYMQTRES from the exons atgccacTCGTGAAACAAACCGACTGTTTTATTAGGAATATGAAATATTGGAAATTTCTTGGAATCTATCCACTGGAAATCAAATGGAAATTCTACAATTGGTATTCGAAAATCTTTGtgttcgcatttataattttgtacgaTGGACTAAGcaccttaaatttttatttcttagaaaGAAACTTGGATCATTTCATCGaggaaatgatattttattttacggaaTTAGCGGTTATGTCGAAGGTGCTTACATTTATGATAATGAGAGAGAAAATTGAAGAAATATTGAAGACATTAGATAGCGAAACTTTTCAGTCCATAAATGAAACAGAAAcggttttcataaaaaatgcaatgaaattcaatgtcaaatattGGAAAATTGTAGCATTGGTCTCATATTTTTCCAATTTCGTTCATGTTTCGTCTCCATTTATTGCTCATTTATTTTTACCGGTTCCATTGGTTTTACCAGTGTCTAGTTATTCTTTCCTAAGTGAAAACTTTACAGAGACCTTCATTTATCCCGTTTATTTCTATCAAAGTATTGGAATTCACATGAACATGCTTTACAATGTCAATATCGATACATTTTTCTTGGGTCTTATGATTTTGGTTATAGCTCAGTTAGAAATACTAGAGCAGAAATTGATGACAGTAACAAATAAACATGATAGCAATTATTCTATTTCTTTGAATACTC atttaaataaatctatcatACATTTTGATGAAGTTGCAAA ATTTTGTGATTTAATCGAAAATGTATTCAGTATAACATTGTTTGTACAATTTAGTATGGCGTCGTGTATAATTTGCGTTTGTCTGTTTCGTTTCACTttg CCTTCTCCTTTCCAGTATTACATGTTCCTTGCAACTTACATGTTTGTCATGATGATACAAATAATGGTACCATGTTGGTTTGGAACTCGCATTATCACAAAG AGTCGCCTATTATCTGAAGCAATTTACATTTGCGACTGGACGCCTCGGTGTCGCCGCTTCAAGAGTAGCATAAGAGTCTTCGTTGAAAGGGCTAATCGTCCCCTCTCTATTACTGGATGGAAGATGTTTCCACTTTCATTAAGCACTTTCACTTct ATCATGAATTCTGCGTATTCATTTTTCACTTTGCTACGATATATGCAAACGAGAGAATCTTAA